Genomic segment of Pseudothermotoga hypogea DSM 11164 = NBRC 106472:
CGGGCCTTTCCACCGAGCATAGATCCTCTCAGTGAGAAGAACATCGAGCTGAACGAGAATTTTGTCAGAGAGGTCTTGAAAAAACTCGAGATAGATCCACAAAGACCTCTGATAACTGTTGTGGCCAGGTTTGATCCGTGGAAAGACCTTTTTTCGGCTATAGATGTTTACAGACTCGTCAAACGTGAGGTTCCCTCCGTCCAGCTTGCGATCGTTTCTGCAATGGCTTCGGACGATCCTGAAGGCTGGATCTTTTTCGAGAAAGTCCTACGCTACGCCGGAACAGATGAGGACATAAAGTTTTGCACGAACCTGAAAGGGGTTGGAAGCAAAGAAGTGAACTCGATACAAAGGAGCAGCACAGTTGCGTTGCACACAGCCACCAGGGAAGGCTTCGGACTGGTTATCAGTGAAGCTTTGTACAAGAGAGTGCCCGTGGTGGCGAGACCCGTCGGAGGTGTGAAGATCCAAATCAAACACGGTGAGAACGGTTATCTAACGTGGGAGAAAGATGAACTTGCGGGATATATACTCGAACTGATGAAAGACGAGAATTTGAGAGGAAGAATGGGTGAACAGGGAAGAAAAATCGTGCTGGAGAAGTTCATCACGACGGCGAACCTCATGAATTACTTGAAGACGTTTCTCGAAGTTTTGGGGTGAGAAGTTGCCGGCCCCAGCTCTGAGAAAAGAGAACAAGTTGCGCGTGTTGAAGTGCTTGTTTGAGCATGGGCCCATGTCACGAGCGGAGCTTTCGAGCCTGACAGGCCTTTCGGCAAGCACACTGAGTTACATCGTTCGAGAACTTTTGAACGAAGGTTTCATCGACGTCGCAGAGACCGAACCGAGCAGGGGAAGACCTTCGCAGTTGCTCCGCATCGATGCTTCTCGC
This window contains:
- a CDS encoding glycosyltransferase produces the protein MRVKVAEKSIEEYRGLVEQQVEEIKQLATSLKGLKVVHINATAYGGGVAEILQSLVPLMNSVGLKTEWRVIEAPGEFFNVTKKFHNTLQGAEIPITEEEWKLYEDVCRANAELIDGDEDIVVIHDPQPAAIRSFAKAKASTKWIWRCHIDLSTPNQTVWNRFSSYVSDYNRMIFHLEEYFPSNVKEKCRAFPPSIDPLSEKNIELNENFVREVLKKLEIDPQRPLITVVARFDPWKDLFSAIDVYRLVKREVPSVQLAIVSAMASDDPEGWIFFEKVLRYAGTDEDIKFCTNLKGVGSKEVNSIQRSSTVALHTATREGFGLVISEALYKRVPVVARPVGGVKIQIKHGENGYLTWEKDELAGYILELMKDENLRGRMGEQGRKIVLEKFITTANLMNYLKTFLEVLG